In Cotesia glomerata isolate CgM1 linkage group LG3, MPM_Cglom_v2.3, whole genome shotgun sequence, one genomic interval encodes:
- the LOC123260659 gene encoding nuclear speckle splicing regulatory protein 1 codes for MNPNNRKYGLDVQKKELSAPKSGNVFGDEDSDEEAIGANWVGKTIKAEAEKNRSKKQTKLNVQRALEVDPTIFQYDEIYDDMSSSKKVKEVSAKKQDLKPKYIHNLKEAAEKRKRENECRIERKVQKEREAEGDMYKDKEVFVTETHRRNLEKMMQLHEDEERMDRLEAIADVTKQPDISGFYRHLYSQTIDKKPIKEEKDSAAEERADTSESAVNIDRDEDLSVDSDSSERSQSNSESGSEKSGGSKKLEPKKSFAKRKRQYRSRNVEDSEDESEIKGKVKKSEKKKPRAEAEDQTDAEDEAEAESQIEEKKDEVEKDSVEEKGTDDSKKDEVKVEEEKILEVVKEEKPKVSIWEKRTVGDVFDAALQRYYTRKALRMSS; via the exons ATGAATCCAAATAACAGaaa gtaCGGTCTTGATGTCCAAAAAAAAGAACTATCAGCTCCAAAATCCGGGAACGTTTTTGGAGATGAAGATTCCGATGAAGAAGCAATCGGAGCAAATTGGGTTGGAAAAACGATAAAAGCAGAAGCTGAGAAAAATCGTAGTAAAAAACAGACTAAATTAAATGTCCAGAGAGCATTAGAGGTTGACCCGACGATTTTTCAGTACGACGAAATTTACGACGACATGTCATCGTCGAAAAAAGTTAAAGAAGTGAGTGCTAAAAAGCAAGACTTGAAGCCCAAGTACATTCACAATTTAAAAGAAGCTGCTGAAAAACGAAAAAGAGAAAACGAGTGCAGAATCGAGAGAAAGGTGCAAAAGGAGCGTGAAGCTGAGGGAGATATGTACAAAGACAAAGAAGTTTTTGTTACAGAAACTCATCGTCGTAATTTAGAGAAGATGATGCAGTTGCATGAAGATGAAGAAAGGATGGATAGGCTGGAAGCTATCGCAGATGTTACTAAACAGCCTGATATATCTGGATTTTACCGTCACTTATATTCCCAGACTATTGATAAGAAACcgataaaagaagaaaaagacaGCGCTGCTGAAGAACGAGCTGATACTTCTGAGTCGGCTGTAAATATTGACAGAGACGAAGATCTCTCTGTCGATTCAGACTCTTCTGAACGCTCTCAGTCTAATTCAGAGTCGGGTTCTGAAAAAAGTGGTGGCAGTAAGAAGCTAGAGCCGAAGAAAAGCTTCGCTAAGCGCAAGCGACAGTACAGGAGCAGGAATGTTGAGGATTCTGAAGATGAAAGTGAGATTAAGGGTAAAGTTAAAAAGTCTGAGAAGAAAAAACCTAGAGCTGAAGCTGAGGATCAAACTGATGCTGAAGATGAAGCTGAAGCTGAATCTCagattgaagaaaaaaaagatgagGTTGAGAAAGATTCTGTTGAAGAAAAAGGAACGGATGATTCCAAAAAGGATGAAGTTAAAGTTGAAGAGGAGAAAATTCTTGAAGTTGTTAAAGAAGAAAAACCTAAAGTTTCTATTTGGGAAAAGAGGACAGTTGGAGATGTCTTTGATGCTGCTTTGCAGAGATATTACACGCGCAAAGCACTTCGTATGtctagttaa